Proteins from a single region of Bradysia coprophila strain Holo2 chromosome X unlocalized genomic scaffold, BU_Bcop_v1 contig_416, whole genome shotgun sequence:
- the LOC119069891 gene encoding nuclear pore complex protein Nup98-Nup96 isoform X1: MFGGSSKPTFGTTPASGFGFNNTATTSPFGTQPAFGKPATTGFGQPSAFGQQSNMFGTTQPSGLFGGNQAPAFGSAPTQQSGFGAFAQQQQANNTLFGSSMQQNKPSIFGQPSTSAFAKPAGAFGFGSPQPQTSLFGQASTSTTANASFSGFGTNATSGGLFGATATPAFGQSQQTGANGSAIVKYQALHGTDTLIKGGASTTVNTKQHCITAMKEYELKSLEEIRIEDYTANRKGPQAGGIPGSSSGLFGATAPNGGGLFGAPASQPSTGLFGQQQPAANTLGGFGAQPATNTLGGFGQPQSSAFGQAQPAQSTGLFGKSFAAPATSTAFGGFGTAAPANANMFGAKPFGQQSGSLFGATPQVSGGSTFGQQPTTGFSAFGQTSVNQPAPLFGSSATTNTGFGMGQTSAPNTGFGGFGATNTNANAVGGGGLFPQQKPATGFGAAPAFGAPTSTSTGFGSFGQPNTSGSMFNNTFNKTASTPFGGFQSTAPNMGTGLGLGANNSLFGQNKPGSLFGTNTAPTGGLFGSSFGQTNTLGGLGQNTMGMGQGLGMQQQQVPIHQQILAMTTSPYGDNPIFKDLKPASGLSEDALRPTNPAAQKAILESSSSNQFKVTPTVGSGLKVKPIQSSLSKKSLFGGLEEFDSSVEESFCLKPNAKRLVLKPKSAQKVSPNHTRPLQSTQNTSFTGNFENAKHLTSSNSKDNADAEQSFSNQIPTNLSAQNTDQENVRRVSWLHSKALEKVAKPRLSDFHENTIKELVTTPTSKDSTKQISKSTTASPLTGEHQAASARDSNSLTFDLTHTPASTDSSFASHSFLDDTNPDLSLINVAPNAAGVILTRAKYYTIPSLDKLEDFMNEDGSCIVPNFTIGRKGYGNVYFNEPIDLAGLNLDELVHFRHKEVIIYPDDENKPPVGTELNRKAQITLDQVWPHDKTLHEAIKDKERLDLMDYEGHLRRVCEKHDTRFIEYRPESGSWVFRVDHFSKYGLSDSDEDDAPADPKKAKLATVTGTGDNANRNLVDVAKVAAIGGLAKPNQTVVNDIPLANHSLGGLTSRYDLTEHIDDYNLSQHRFQARSPSTSLAMDMGTDSHKLQLMKASFFADDDYDGKSVISEQLEGRDSPDQIVPSRPGIRSHLYSAPSSVHSLSRGLPSTTSSILEIPVPNLVVPAFDCFQHPDSVKDVGMKPTENQSTKVVRPTGPRSVPLVVKPKVALIRFPNTVIPFEKSIARQLNGRCASDVALMRSRGFKVGWGQQNRIFVLSTINNNHHLVSKTVDLDQLGSLFSGRAEVDNSGNIVQGLQIASMKQIPSFHESIENHLTVQLKFSTKNRVAGSDCPYYQSNSGTQIINEHLNIAKINVKLNDVGDYVLSVWSLVNALWGEQEELDGLEVNSHLTIMRRKELLSEWLEDVVPGKANKSMDNLGDGDGYLSHLLQLLSCHKVEDACELAFNNNDMNLALLMAQLSSGPTVRQLIQHQLSTWQEVEADKFIKNPRLKVMMLVAGVPLLASANGPINIFEDMDWLKAFATILWYISSAPSSITDSLCAYEEFYQADEFPAEPPMPPYNGKYEPCANNTVMDLRYHILKLYSKRSHPMETILNPTTYTADQMDFRLSWLLLQTLSSIGYHHCSELSAAQLHVSFASQLENHGMWHWSIFVLLHIDNPNQRESAVQNLLYKYVSLSQDDDYLEKERFIVNDLGVPDKWICWAKSVKAGVQNKYHKQADYLLKAKQWAAAHDVIMKHLAPDAIINDDIPYLKELLDQLENPRLIPNWSNEGMILIDYVEIMEKYESLKTIHEGDIETRWEGLKPQLNELCSRISLFPCPTAKHRLCQSEIAQRLANLISGIRIVCPDLSPLNEMKITLGKLPLPQEYAQQKLRLFLDDSSLMEML, translated from the exons atgtttggtggatCGTCAAAACCAACGTTTGGCACTACACCAGCAAGCGGTTTCGGATTCAACAATACAGCGACGACCAGTCCATTTGGTACACAACCGGCGTttg GTAAACCAGCTACAACAGGTTTCGGCCAACCATCGGCATTCGGACAACAATCGAATATGTTTGGTACGACACAGCCGAGCGGTCTATTTGGTGGTAATCAGGCACCTGCCTTCGGTTCAGCGCCGACACAACAATCGGGTTTCGGTG CATTCGCCCAACAGCAACAGGCAAACAACACTTTGTTCGGCTCATcaatgcaacaaaataaacCGTCAATTTTCGGACAGCCGTCAACATCGGCATTTGCGAAACCTGCTGGTGCTTTTGGATTTGGATCGCCACAGCCACAAACATCATTATTCGGGCAAGCGAGCACATCGACTACAGCGAATGCCAGTTTTAGTGGATTTGGAACGAATGCTACGAGCGGTGGACTTTTCGGTGCTACAGCAACTCCAGCGTTCGGACAATCACAACAGACTGGTGCAAATGGCTCTGCTATTGTCAAGTATCAAGCACTCCACGGTACAGACACGTTGATAAAGGGCGGTGCGTCGACTACTGTCAACACGAAGCAGCACTGTATCACTGCTATGAAGGAATATGAATTGAAAAGTCTGGAAGAGATCCGAATCGAAGATTATACGGCCAATCGTAAGGGACCTCAAGCTGGTGGTATTCCAGGAAGTTCCAGTGGACTGTTTGGTGCAACTGCTCCAAATGGTGGAGGATTATTCGGTGCTCCAGCTTCTCAACCATCTACTGGACTTTTCGGACAACAGCAACCGGCAGCAAACACATTAGGTGGATTTGGTGCACAACCTGCAACAAACACTTTGGGTGGTTTCGGTCAACCACAATCCAGTGCATTCGGTCAAGCACAGCCGGCACAATCAACCGGGCTATTCGGTAAATCTTTTGCTGCGCCTGCAACATCAACAGCTTTCGGTGGTTTTGGCACAGCAGCACCGGCCAACGCCAATATGTTTGGAGCGAAACCGTTCGGCCAACAATCAGGTAGTCTATTTGGAGCTACGCCCCAAGTGTCGGGTGGTTCTACATTCGGACAACAGCCTACAACGGGATTCAGCGCTTTCGGTCAAACCTCAGTCAACCAACCGGCACCACTCTTCGGATCGAGTGCTACAACCAATACTGGGTTCGGCATGGGCCAAACTTCAGCTCCGAATACCGGATTCGGCGGCTTTGGTGCCACCAATACAAATGCTAATGCCGTTGGTGGAGGCGGACTGTTTCCACAACAAAAGCCTGCAACTGGTTTCGGTGCTGCTCCCGCTTTTGGTGCACCGACATCTACATCCACAGGATTCGGTAGCTTTGGACAGCCCAACACCTCCGGTTCAAtgttcaacaatacgttcaaCAAAACAGCATCCACACCGTTTGGTGGCTTTCAATCAACAGCACCGAATATGG GAACTGGCCTTGGACTAGGAGCCAACAATTCATTATTTGGTCAAAATAAACCTGGAAGCTTGTTCGGAACGAATACAGCTCCAACTGGTGGCTTGTTCGGTTCCAGTTTCGGACAAACGAACACATTGGGTGGTCTAGGCCAAAACACCATGGGAAT GGGACAAGGACTGGGAATGCAACAGCAACAGGTTCCGAttcatcaacaaatattaGCGATGACAACTTCACCGTACGGTGACAATCCCATTTTCAAAGATCTAAAACCAGCGTCCGGTCTGAGTGAAGATGCGTTACGACCAACAAATCCTGCCGCACAGAAAGCCATCCTGGAGTCATCATCGTCAAATCAATTCAAAGTGACGCCAACTGTTGGCAGCGGTTTAAAAGTCAAACCAATTCAGTCGTCCCTATCAAAG aAATCGCTGTTCGGCGGCCTAGAAGAATTCGACAGTTCGGTTGAAGAGAGTTTTTGCTTAAAACCGAATGCTAAGCGACTCGTCTTAAAGCCAAAATCAGCTCAAAAGGTATCGCCCAACCATACAAGACCGCTTCAATCTACTCAAAACACGTCGTTCACCGGAAACTTCGAGAATGCAAAGCATTTGACCAGTTCGAATTCGAAAGACAATGCAGACGCCGAACAATCTTTTAGCAATCAAATACCAACAAATCTATCAGCGCAAAATACAGACCAAGAAAATGTACGTCGTGTGTCTTGGCTGCATTCGAAGGCGTTGGAAAAGGTGGCGAAACCTAGACTGTCCGATTTCCATGAAAATACGATAAAGGAGCTGGTCACCACACCAACATCTAAAGACTCAACGAAGCAAATATCAAAGTCAACCACCGCGTCGCCTTTGACCGGTGAACATCAAGCAGCAAGTGCACGAGACAGCAACTCATTGACATTCGATTTGACACATACCCCAGCATCGACGGACAGTTCGTTTGCTTCGCATTCATTTCTGGATGACACAAATCCTGATTTGTCGTTGATAAATGTGGCTCCGAATGCGGCTGGTGTTATTTTGACACGAGCTAAATACTATACGATCCCATCGCTAGATAAATTGGaagattttatgaatgaagaCGGCAGTTGCATTGTGCCGAACTTTACAATCGGTCGCAAAGGTTACGGCAATGTGTACTTCAATGAGCCGATCGATTTAGCCGGCTTGAATTTGGACGAGCTGGTTCATTTCCGGCATAAAGAGGTTATCATCTATCCGGATGATGAGAACAAGCCACCGGTGGGAACGGAACTGAACCGTAAAGCGCAAATAACATTGGACCAAGTGTGGCCACATGACAAAACATTGCATGAAGCAATTAAAGACAAGGAACGGTTAGATCTAATGGACTATGAAGGTCATTTGCGTCGGGTGTGCGAAAAGCATGACACACGGTTCATTGAATATCGGCCCGAAAGTGGAAGTTGGGTATTTCGCGTTGATCATTTCTCGAAGTACGGGCTCAGTGATAGCGATGAGGACGACGCACCAGCTGATCCGAAAAAGGCAAAACTTGCTACTGTTACCGGTACCGGTGACAATGCGAATCGAAATTTGGTGGATGTGGCTAAG GTCGCAGCAATTGGAGGCTTAGCAAAACCCAATCAGACAGTAGTCAATGATATTCCACTAGCGAATCACAGTCTCGGTGGTTTAACGTCGCGTTACGATC TTACAGAGCACATCGACGACTACAATTTGTCGCAGCATCGCTTTCAAGCACGAAGCCCATCAACATCACTGGCCATGGACATGGGAACAGATTCACATAAACTTCAATTGATGAAAGCGTCGTTTTTCGCTGACGACGACTACGATGGTAAATCGGTTATATCGGAACAATTAGAAGGTCGAGACAGTCCCGATCAAATTGTGCCAAGTAGACCGGGCATTCGAAGTCATTTGTATTCGGCGCCATCTTCAGTGCATAGTTTATCGCGTGGGTTACCCAGCACCACTAGCTCAATTTTGGAGATACCCGTTCCGAATCTTGTCGTTCCAGCGTTTGACTGCTTTCAACACCCGGATTCGGTTAAGGATGTGGGAATGAAACCGACGGAAAATCAG TCCACCAAAGTAGTTCGACCAACCGGTCCGCGATCAGTGCCACTCGTCGTCAAACCGAAAGTGGCGTTAATTCGCTTCCCCAACACGGTTATACCATTCGAAAAGTCTATTGCTCGACAGTTGAATGGACGATGTGCGTCTGATGTTGCACTTATGCGATCTAGGGGCTTTAAAGTCGGCTGGGGACAGCAGAATCGAATTTTTGTTCTCAGTACCATTAACAACAACCATCATTTAGTAAGCAAAA CCGTTGACTTGGATCAACTGGGCAGCCTATTCAGCGGTCGAGCAGAAGTGGACAATTCTGGAAATATCGTTCAAGGACTACAAATAGCATCAATGAAGCAAATTCCATCATTCCACGAATCGATCGAGAATCATTTAACGGTTCAACTGAAATTTAGCACCAAAAATCGAGTGGCCGGCAGCGACTGTCCGTATTATCAGAGCAACAGCGGTACGCAGATCATCAACGAACACTTGAATATAGcgaaaattaatgttaaacTGAACGACGTTGGCGATTATGTGCTGAGTGTTTGGTCACTAGTGAACGCGTTATGGGGAGAACAGGAGGAATTGGATGGACTGGAAGTAAATTCACATTTGACGATAATGAGACGAAAGGAATTGCTGTCAGAATGGCTGGAAGATGTTGTCCCCGGTAAAGCAAACAAATCGATGGACAATTTAGGTGACGGTGACGGTTATTTAAGTCATCTGCTTCAACTATTAAGTTGTCATAAAGTGGAGGATGCGTGCGAGTTAGCATTCAATAATAACGATATGAATTTGGCTCTGCTTATGGCACAACTCTCCAGTGGACCAACCGTTAGACAGCTGATTCAACACCAATTGTCCACTTGGCAAGAAGTTGAAGCTGATAAATTCATAAAGAATCCGCGACTGAAAGTAATGATGTTAGTTGCTGGTGTCCCATTGCTGGCATCGGCCAACGGACCGATCAACATATTTGAGGACATGGACTGGTTAAAGGCATTTGCA ACAATTCTTTGGTACATCAGTTCGGCTCCGTCATCCATAACGGACTCCCTGTGCGCGTACGAAGAATTTTACCAAGCCGACGAATTTCCTGCCGAACCGCCAATGCCACCGTACAATGGGAAATACGAACCGTGCGCCAATAACACTGTAATGGACCTTCGATATCACATACTTAAATTGTACTCAAAGCGTAGCCATCCAATGGAAACGATTTTGAATCCAACCACCTACACCGCCGATCAAATGGATTTCCGCTTGAGTTGGCTGCTATTGCAAACACTGTCGTCGATCGGTTACCATCACTGCTCCGAATTGTCGGCAGCCCAGTTGCATGTATCGTTTGCTAGTCAGTTGGAGAATCACGGAATGTGGCACTGGTCCATATTTGTTCTGTTGCACATCGACAATCCGAATCAACGGGAATCGGCCGTACAAAAccttttatacaaatatgtgtCGCTGTCGCAAGACGATGATTATTTGGAAAAGGAGCGGTTCATCGTTAACGATTTGGGCGTGCCGGACAAGTGGATATGTTGGGCCAAGTCGGTCAAAGCAGGTGTCCAAAATAAGTACCATAAACAAGCGGACTATTTGTTGAAAGCAAAACAATGGGCTGCTGCACATGATGTCATCATGAAGCACTTAGCACCAGATGCCATCATCAAcg ACGACATCCCATACCTCAAGGAACTATTGGATCAATTAGAAAATCCACGCCTAATTCCAAACTGGTCAAACGAGGGAATGATTCTGATCGATTATGTGGAAATTATGGAAAAG TACGAAAGTCTTAAAACAATTCATGAGGGCGACATCGAAACACGCTGGGAAGGACTGAAGCCCCAGTTGAACGAACTTTGTTCGCGCATCAGTCTGTTTCCCTGTCCGACAGCCAAACATCGTTTGTGTCAAAGTGAAATTGCACAAAGATTAGCCAACTTAATAAGCGGAATACGAATCGTTTGTCCGGATTTGAGTccgttgaatgaaatgaagATAACGTTAGGAAAATTACCGTTGCCACAGGAATATGCACAACAGAAATTGAGACTCTTCTTGGACGATAGTTCGTTGATGGAAATGTTGTGA